One Candidatus Nitrotoga arctica genomic window, ATAGTGGGTTAGATCTGACTCCTGACATCGCGATTGGAGCGACAACCCCGTCTGGAACAAATGTAATATTCGATCACAATCGCATCCGCGTATTGGGAATGGATGCCGCTACGGTCATTGGGCGCTATGGATTGCGCGCTGAAGCCGCATACACTTGGACAGCTAACACAGGCGCGAACGATTTCTTTGTAAAGAAGCCGTTTCTTTATATGGTGATGGGCGGTGACAGAACTTTCCTTGACTACCTTAACATCAATATTCAATATTACCTCCGTCATGTTGCAAATTATTCCGACCCGCAGGCGATAACAAACCCTCTCCTGCGCCCAGTCGCAATTCAAACAGGTGCGCTATGGAACCAGTTCAGCCGTTCTCAGCATGGAGTAAGTGTCCGGGTCAGCAACAAATGGTTTAATGAAACACTGGAAGGCGAAATCGCTGCTGTCGCCTCTTTTGGACAGAGCAATTATTTCATAAGGCCTAAACTAGTCTATGCCTTTAGTGACAACGTGAAAGGATCGCTTGGCCTGGATATTTATCGAGGAGAAACTAACACGTTCTTCGGTCGACTGCGAGATAACTCATTGTTATTTGCAGAAATGAAATACGGCTTCTGATTGAACAGCGGAATAGGCGAATTTTAAAGTTCCCCCCGTGGAGCAACTTTCTGTAATGATGGTATATCGCCTAATGGTTTAGCCATCTTCCGTTCCATTCGCTGACTGTGATGTTGTAAATTATCACTCAACTGGCTAATAATTTCCGAAGCTGCACTAATAATTTGATTTGAACCGAACCCTCCTCGGGTCATTTCTTTGTAGAAAGATTTTGCAAATATTTTCGCTACTTGATCAGGATTGTGAAGAATGCTACCCAAAGATGCACTCATATTATTTTGGGCTTCTTGGGCTAGCGCCAGTTGGGCAAAGCGCGAATTCAGAATGCTCTGCAATTGGATTGACTGGATCGATTTACCGATGAATAAAGCAACCACATTAAGAAGATTCAAGTCCACCAGATTGAATGCACAATTGCGCATGTGACCACTTATATTAACTACACCTATAATCTGCGCACCAATGGTGATAGGCGAGCAAATCAGACTTTTACCTGGTTCACTTGCACGTCGGGCCAATTTGGCGAACTCCGAACGATTAATATCTTCGATCAATAATGACTGCCCGGTTGCAATCACATAGCCAGCAATCCCCTCACCCTTCCCTATCAACTGTTTATACGCTGCAGCCGGCAGCGGGCCATAGCTAGCGCACACACTCATAAGTAAATTATCGGATTTGTCATCATTGAGTAGCATAATCGAGCAATTTATGGCGCTCAATATTTTAGCCGTCATTTCAGCTAGTTGTGCAAGGTTGTCATTGAGGTTGCCCTTTTCTAAAAAATTAGACAAATCCTGAAGCTTGATCAATGAAGTCTCCACATCACTCATTATAAGATTATCCTTATCTTTACTATATTAAGCAGCCCTATAATCAAATTTTTACTGATCCAAGCACACAAACAACTCACAATTTAATATTGCGCAATAATCAGCAGTGTCCGGAACACAATCATTCAAGCTTAGGTGAAATAAAAGCCTTATGAAACAGATGACGCGCAAGAAGCAAAGAAGGCATACGTAACCAGGTTGCGCGTACATAAAGTATCTGCCGGGCTGCACCGGTCAACCAGTCAGAACAGCTCTTGTGGGTTGGCATGAGCGCACGTTCAAAAAGCTGATCTGTAAATATCAAGGTTAATGGGTTGGGGCGACCATTTTGGGCTGTTTCTACCATGCCTAAGGGGATGGGAGTCTTCAAAAAATGGACAGCATAGCGCAAGGCGTAAAAAAGTGGTCGGCTCAACTCAAGTTCCCGCGCTCGGACGGCTAGATTGGGCCAGAATGCTGGCAAATTATTGAAATGACGTAACAAACTATCAATATCAACCAAATCCCGCAGGCCCTGATCCAGTTGATCATTATAGAACAGGTGAACTGCACTATGGAGCACCATGTCGACTGGGGCAAATACCTTTAAATTGTCGTAGCCATCAAGTAATTGTGCCGCAGCCAAGAGCTTTGCCGAATCAGGATGAAGAACTGTCGTTTCCGGCAAAATCGCATGATGCACGTCGATGACGGTCATCCGTTTAATATGCTGCATAGGGGGTAGTTCGTGCATCCATGTGCGATAGTAGCGCTGGTCATAGGCATCGTGATGCGTCGCAGCCCAACCATGAAGCATCAAGGCGGCCTCTACAGCATTGAGACTACCTTTAGGTACTATGATGTCGATATCGGAGAATAATCTCCCTTTGGCGGACGGCAGTTTTGCCATTACATAAGCAGCGCCCTTGAGGAGAATGACTGGTATCCCTATTTTCGCCAATGCATTTCGAATTTGAGTTATTTCCCAATGAACAGCTTGAATGTGTCTTTCAGAAATTACTCGCGACCACTCTAGATGTTCGCGGGGTTTTGACGGCACCTGTTCGAGTAAGCCGCGTTCGTCCAGTGAAATGCAAATGCGTGCCAACAGATTGGCGCGACGTGCTTGACGTATGAGTAAATCCCAATCAGGTAGACTTAGGGAAATTAACGCTTCTGGCTCTCGGAGAGCTTGCAATATTAAATAATTTTGGATCACATTTAATAATGTCTGGCAAAATAATTAATATGCTCTATGTAAAATAGAGCGGATAATGAAGTTTTAACCTCTCGCAGAAGAAATAAATCCGTCTGCCTTAAATACTCGGTTCGCTCCCTTCAAAGACAGGCTTGGAGTAGCTTCATCGTAAATGGCTTCTATTGGTATATATGATGATTACTTTCTCAAATTTTTGGCTTTAGTGCGCCAAATATTTCAATGGCATCATCCAATTTACCGTACGTAAAATCATAACATAGAGACGCATCAATCAAACTCGTCATGGTCCTAAAGCCATTGAGTCCAAGAAGACTGTAATTAAAAGAATTATCCGCAACCCGCATAAAAGCGCGGGATTGAGGTAAGGTCTCCAAACACGCCTTAGCGCCAGCCTGATATTTTGGAAAAATAATCCACGCAACTTGGACGACCTCTGTAGCTCGGGCTAAGCTATCAGGCGGTGCTTTCATATGGGCAACCGTGCCCTTTATCGTATCTGCCACCTTGCGGCTGAAAATCGCGTTTGGCTCATAACGCCTGATGATCTCGATAGATTCGTTTTTTAAGCTAACGGGGCGCGGAAGCGGGATGAGTTTCCCCTCACCAACACGAACCAACGCAAGCTCATCAGACAGCAATCTCCACCCGCGGTTTACCAAAGCTGCGCATAAGGTGCTTTTACCCGAACCAGGAGGAGCGGGCATAATTGCCGCATAACCACCTTTTTCAACCACCGCCGCATGAATAATCAAACAGTGGTTAGCATGATTTGATACACACCAATTAAGCCCCCACTCCAACATAGGAAATGCCTGGTCGAGCGGCAGAGGTTTAAATATAGTGTTTCCATCAAATAAAAACAGCGCCTGTGGCTTGAACCATCGCCGCAGGTTACGTGGGCGCACAAGACTAATGTGAAAATCTGCAAAACCATCCTGTTCGACTAAGGGATAATCGGCATAAAGCAAACCGATACCTTCAGCCACACTGGAAATCGAAGTTTTGAGGTGCGTGGTAAAAGAACCGGTTTGCAGAAATATCCCCGTCTTTCTAAGACGGCGTTTAAGTTCTGATGGAGTTAATGCAGAAACATTCAAAATCAGCTAAATTCTATCAGCCCAAGCGTATTAAGCTCATTGAGAAGATGTTCAATTTGAAATGAAAATTCCTCATGCGTTACCATTTTGGCTTGTAGACGGGGAGCAAGCACTTGCGTCAACAATAACACGTTTGATGGCGATTGTCGTAATTCCAACAGTATTTGAGTAGCCGTTGAACCAAGCAGATGCGTATCTCCCGAAAGCTTGTTATAAAACACGAATTCATCATCCCATGAGCAGCAGTTAACTGCTTGATCAGGAATTACTTTCCATTTCATGTTTAATCACAATGTGTGAAAGGAAAGTAAGGTGAGCATCTGGTTATAGCGATAATCAATTATTTTGAGTTTGTTTTAAATAATAAATAATTTCTGAAGCATTCCAATTTACATTAACAGTTGGAGAAAAAGTACCATGATCCTGCCATTCATAAAACATCGATCGAATTCTATCTTCAGTCAAATAAGGAGTAGCTCCACTTCTCGCATGTTGTAATGCTTTTACAAGACATTGTAAGAGTTCTTGTGTTTGAAATGGGGGGTTTGGAGGTGCAATTACAGAAGTTGAAGTTGGCACCGTTATATTATTTGCGCCCTTGCCCTTTTGCGCCGAAGAATTTGAACCTGATGAAGCGCGAAACGCCGTCATGTAGCTCGCAGCTCCCAATTTGCCTTTTTCCGCCTGCACTGGAGCATTTACATTTGCAACTTGAGGCTCTGGCCAAGGAATTGTCAGCATATCTGACAAACGTCTACTATTATATGAGGTATTTGATTGATTTGACTTTGGGAACGCGGTTAAAAATGTTTCGTCCGGATTTGTGACAAATTTAGCGGTAACACTGGACGCTGGAGGACAAGCACCATGCTGGCTGGTATTGCCAGAACAAAATCCAGATGGTGACAGGCAAAACGCATCAGCACCCAATACGGGCCGACTCGCAAGAGTTAGAATTACCCCTGATACCGCCAAACCAGACGTCGCAAATCGTCTGCGAGATTCGCCTGAAAACTTTATTTGATCATCCGTATCCTGAGATAATTGTTGTTTTTCCAGCCCATCATTTTGATCCAAATTGATAGTCATCAATAATCATCCTTTTAAAGTTGCATCCTGCATTACATGCACTGCTACAACTCAATTATTTAGCGCAGGTAAATAATGAGGAGACTGGTAGAATACACTGAACAACTTAAGCAAAATACATGCCACGTATTACATATAAAATATAATATGCTAATAAACATAATTATACATTGTAAATGCTTTGTCGGTTTCTAGTTCTGCTGAATATTATTATTATAAGGTGTAAAAATTTTCGACATCCAAACCAGTTAAATGACCCCCGGCAAAGCCAGGGACTTATTAGATGAGCCCCTCAAAGGGGCCAATAAAACCGTGAGCCGCCCAAGGCGGCTATACGTCCAGTTTCATCTGGTCGTATCGTTCATCCTCTGCTTCTTGATTTCGAATGTACGCTCTAACCATTGCTTCATCTAATCCTACTGTCGATACGAAGTAGCCTCTTGCCCAGAATACCTCTCCAGTGAAGTTCCTCGCTCGACCTCCATACTTCCTTGCTATGGTGATTGCATTCTTGCCTTTGATGTATCCGACCACGTTCGAGACCGCGTACTTCAGCGGTATGCTCAGACATTCAGACATATTAGGTACATGATCTGACATCAGATGCCCTTCCAACACTTCCACTTCCTTGTGCTTCGCCAATTCTCGAAATATCGCACCAAGGTGCTGGCGCAATACTCCAAATATTTTCTTCTTTCGCATCTTCGGGATAAACACCACATGATATTTACAATCCCATCTCGTATGCGCGAGGCTCTGGTACTCTTTCATTTGTAAATCTCCTTCGTCTTTTGGTCAAGACTCGGAGATTCACTCCGACCGTCGTATAGGTCAAACCTTGGTGAGCCCCCCTGCAAAGCCGGAGGTTTACCTCAGTGAATTAACAGCCGCCCCCTAACAAATATAATTATATATTGGAAATTTCTCACTTGCGGCTTGATATATGTCAAAATTAACATATAATTTTTGCTTATATTAATTTTTTGCCCGTATCAAAATAAAAATGTCGCATACCAATATACCTTATAAAAATCCATACCATGCACAAATCTGTTCCCAACAATTCGCTGAAAACTGCATGCTCGACTTGTAATCTGCGCAAACTATGCCTGCCTGTTAACCTGAGTAATATCGAAATGGCACGCTTGGATGATTTAATTACCCGTAAGGGTGTTTACCGTCATGGCAGCATCTTATATCGGAGCGGGGACAAATTTCAGGCACTGTATGCAATTCGTACTGGTTTTTTCAAAACCCAGATCCTTAATGAAGACGGACGCGAACAAGTGACCGGCTTTCAGATGGCTGGAGAAATCATCGGCATGGATGGCATTAGTAGTGATACACACACTTGCGATGCAGTAGCACTTGAAGACTGTGAGATATGTGAAATTCCCTTTAATCGTCTGGAGGATCTCGGTCGAGAGCTCCCTCCACTACAGAGACACCTGCACCGCATCCTTAGCCGAGAAATTGTCCGCGATCAAAATATTATGCTGCTGCTTGGATCAATGCGTGCAGAGGAACGCTTGGCTGCTTTCCTGCTCAATCTATCGCAGCGTTTTGCGGTACGCGGTTATTCCCCCACATCATTCCAATTGCGCATGACGCGTCAAGAAATCGGCAGCTATCTCGGATTAAAACTGGAAACCGTCAGCCGCGCACTGTCGCACCTACAAGAAAATAAATTGATTAATGTGCGCAATAGATCATTGGAAATACTTTGCCTGCCCGGGCTACAAGCTTGCATAGGAAAGCGTGCGCGCTAACATATCAAACAACTATTTGATAACGCACCCCGTATTGTTGTTCAATCTGAACATGAACCCTAATAACTTTCTGTGTAACCACCAGCATCACTGTAATGAAAACCTGTCACAACTGATTGATCGTTGTGCACCCATCATCTCTTTTATCAGCTTAGACTTATATCCTTTTCGTAATTTTACAATTATCCATCGGCGCAATTGCTGATTGTTGTAAGGAAAAATAAATGGGTAACCTGCTTTTACTGTTATTTATGACGCTGCTGATCGGTTGCGAGAAATCCAAGCTGCCTACACCATTCCAAGCTATTGATGTCAGTTGGCGGTATATAGAAAAACCTGTGGATTTCAATCTCACCGACCCCAACGGCAAAACGCGCAGACTATCGGACTTTAAAGGCAAGGTGGTGGTATTGTTTTTTGGTTATACCCACTGTCCGGAAATTTGTCCGACTACACTGGCTGACCTAGCGCAAGTGATGCGCCTACTCGACAAGGATGCAGAAAAGGTGCAGGTGCTATTTGTCACACTGGATCCAGAACGCGATACGCCAAAACTATTAGCTGAATATGTCCCCTCTTTTCACCCGTCTTTTCTTGGCTTGTACGGTGATGCCCAAACTACTGCACAGGTAGCCAAGACATTTGGCGTCAGTTATGAGAAACGGGTCGAAAAAGGAAGCTATACACTGGATCATTCCGATGGCACCTACCTAATTGGTACACGCGGCAAGCCCGTCTTGCTCTCTCCCTATAACCAACGCGCCGAATTGTTAGTGCAGGATATAAAGTTGCTACTACAGACGGCACATTAAACCGGGTTCTAACCCCCTAATCTGTCCACCCCGATTTACATACCGACTGATACACAAACAACAACCTATCCACCATCGTCTATACCTCGTAATACCTTAAAAATCACATCCGGCATAAAGCCGCGCGATTGCATAAAACGTAGCTGCTTGGCTTTTTCCTTGGCATTCTCAGGGGTAATGCCAAACTTTTTTTGCCAGATGCTGCGAGCCGCTTCCAGTTCGGTATCTCTCATTTGCGGTAATGCATCGTTAATCAGATCTTCGCCTATACCTTTCTGGCGAAGTTCATATGTAATGCGGTGCATGCCGAAACGATTGCGGCGCATGCGCACCAACTGCTCAGCTGCACGAGAATCGGATAACCAACCGCGCGCCACCAATTCATCCAAAACCCTATCCACATTGTCGTCTGGTGTAGCCTTGAGCAGAAGCTTCGCGTGAAGTTCAGCACGACTATGTTCACGCCGCACCAGATATTTCATGGCGCGGGTGTGCAGATTTAACTCAGGCTTCTTTGACACCGCTTTCCATTCCATCATTGAGTGCAACTACCCCAGCCGCAGCACGGATTTTGTTCTCAATTTCAATTGCCATTTCAGGATGCTCTTTAAGATATTCGCGCGCATTATCTTTTCCCTGGCCAATCTTCTCGCCTTTGTAGCTGTACCAAGCGCCCGCTTTCTCGACCAGCTTATGCAGCACACCCAGCTCGACGACTTCGCCTTCACGAGAAATACCTTCACCATACAAAATATCGAATTCCGCCTGCTTGAACGGCGGCGCCACCTTGTTCTTAACCACTTTCACGCGGGTTTCTGAACCGATCACCTCATCGCCCTTCTTGATCGCACCGACACGACGAATGTCCAAGCGAACAGAAGCATAAAATTTTAGAGCATTGCCGCCGGTCGTAGTTTCCGGGCTACCAAACATCACACCGATTTTCATACGTATCTGATTAATAAAAATCACCGTTGTATTAGAACGCTTGATGTTAGCGGTCAGCTTGCGCAATGCCTGCGACATCAAGCGCGCCTGCAAGCCCATTTGCGGCTCGCCCATCTCTCCTTCAATTTCTGCCTTAGGAGTCAGTGCTGCCACAGAATCAACCACCACCACATCCACAGCAGCCGAACGCACCAACATATCAGCAATCTCTAATGCTTGCTCACCGTTATCCGGTTGAGAAATGAGCAGCTCACTGACATTCACGCCCAGCTTTTGCGCGTATTGCGGATCGAGCGCATGTTCTGCATCAATAAATGCAGCCGTTCCGCCTAATTTTTGCATTTCGGCGATCACTTGCAATGTGAGCGTAGTCTTGCCGGACGATTCCGGTCCGTAGATTTCAATTACACGACCACGCGGCAGGCCACCCACGCCCAGCGCGATATCCAACCCTAATGATCCAGTCGAAACCACTTGAATATCACGCGCAATATCATGCTCACCCAAACGCATAATAGAGCCTTTACCGAACTGTTTTTCGATCTGACTCAGAGCCGCCGCAAGTGCCTTGCTTTTATTATCATCCATGCAACTTTTCCCTTCAAAAATGATACATGATTATGGCATAAGCCATCCGAGTCTGAACCAAAAAGACTCCGGCTGGACTAGTTGCGAATGAACACTGGATTTTTACGATGTTATTGAAGACTGTCGCGAATTTCCTGAAACCTCCTCACAAAAAAATAATCAAAGCGAATTTGAACAATTCGGATTGTTGAAGGGTTTAGCAAACGTGTTCCGCAAACTACTGCTCCTCACTATCAATAGTGTCAGCCATTACTTTTAAATTTCCTAATTTTAAAAATGTCCTTAGGATTTTTATTGTGACAACCATAACCGGCACGATCTTAAACTACCTCTGTTACCTGACCCAGCAGTTCCAAAACTCCTTGAAAAGCCATGCCTACCGACTGCGTGCGAATTTCTGCACGGTTACCTGAGAGATGATGCAGGCGCACAACGCACTGTCCTCCCTTAATCCCCCAAGCGAACCACACTGTGCCAACAGGCTTGTCCGGCGTACCGCCTGCTGGCCCGGCAATACCGCTGACCACCAATGCCACCTGCGCATGACTATGGTACAACGCGCCTGCTACCATTTCACGCACGACGGCCTCGCTTACCGCGCCGTAACGCATCAGAGTATCTTGGGTTACGCCCAGCATCTCGCGTTTGGCCTCATTTGAATAGGTGATAAAGCCGCGCTCAAACCATTCGGAACTGCCCGCAATATCAGTAATGGCACTCGCCACCGCACCGCCCGTGCATGACTCGGCGGTGGCCAACATGAGGCCATGCGACTTTAGCGCACTGCCGATTTGTATTGCCATATTTTCAATATCACGATTCACAAACATAATTTCATTAGCTCGTCATTCTCACGCTTGAGCTCATCGCACGACAAATTGAACATCGGTCAGATAGGGCGCCCAGTTATCTCAAAATAAAAGTATCCTAGCTCGGTGCGGAGATAGCAGCTTTTTATTTGTACAACCCTCTTGCTAGATCGGTCTGGATATCGCTCACAGCTTCCAATCCGACCGCAATGCGCAGCAAGCCCTCACTAATACCAGCTGCATCTCTTGCCTCCTGAGTTATACGGGCATGCGTGGTGGTAGCTGGGTGAGTTAACGTAGTCTTGGTATCGCCCAAGTTAGCGGTGATAGAAATCATGCGCGTACTATCGATAATACGCCAAGCCTCCTCTCTGCCACCCTTTACTTCGAACGATACGATACCGCCACCAGCCTTCTGCTGCTTCATCGCCAGTTCATGTTGTGGATGCGATGGTAAACCTGGGTAATACACGAGCGCCACATTCGCCTGCGTCTCCAGCCATTGCGCCACGGACAGCGCATTAGCGCTGTGCGCATCCATACGGACCTTCAACGTCTCCATGCCTTTCAGGAATATCCATGCGTTGAATGCACTCATAGTCGGCCCCGCCGTACGCAGAAACTGATATATAGGCTCCAACACTTTCTTGCTGCCCAGCACCGCACCACCCAATACACGCCCTTGCCCATCAAGATACTTGGTGGCGGAATGAATTACAATGTCCGCGCCCAATTCCAGCGGGCGCTGCAGCACGGGGGTGCAAAAACAATTGTCTACTGCCAGCAACACACCATGCTGCTTCGCCACTGCCGCAATTCCCGCAATATCGGATATTTCGGTAAGCGGATTGGACGGCGTCTCCAGGAAGAATAGCCGTGTGTCGGGACGTACCGCAACTTCCCACTCGTTCACATCGGTGGCAGAAACAAAGGTGGTGTCCACACCAAACCGTTTGAAGATGGTACCGAACAAATTTACCGTCGAACCGAATATACTGCGCGAAGCGACGATGTGATCCCCGCTTTTCAGCAAACCCATGCAGCACGCCAAAATCGCCGACATACCTGAGGCCGTCGCCACACACTGCTCCGCGCCTTCCAGCGCGGCCAAACGCTCCTCAAACATGGTAACGGTGGGGTTGGTGAAACGCGAATAAATATTTCCCGGCTCTGCGCCGATGAATCGTGCAGCGGCTTGGGCCGCGCTATCGAACACGAAACTA contains:
- a CDS encoding GAF domain-containing protein, giving the protein MSDVETSLIKLQDLSNFLEKGNLNDNLAQLAEMTAKILSAINCSIMLLNDDKSDNLLMSVCASYGPLPAAAYKQLIGKGEGIAGYVIATGQSLLIEDINRSEFAKLARRASEPGKSLICSPITIGAQIIGVVNISGHMRNCAFNLVDLNLLNVVALFIGKSIQSIQLQSILNSRFAQLALAQEAQNNMSASLGSILHNPDQVAKIFAKSFYKEMTRGGFGSNQIISAASEIISQLSDNLQHHSQRMERKMAKPLGDIPSLQKVAPRGEL
- a CDS encoding nucleotidyltransferase family protein, whose translation is MIQNYLILQALREPEALISLSLPDWDLLIRQARRANLLARICISLDERGLLEQVPSKPREHLEWSRVISERHIQAVHWEITQIRNALAKIGIPVILLKGAAYVMAKLPSAKGRLFSDIDIIVPKGSLNAVEAALMLHGWAATHHDAYDQRYYRTWMHELPPMQHIKRMTVIDVHHAILPETTVLHPDSAKLLAAAQLLDGYDNLKVFAPVDMVLHSAVHLFYNDQLDQGLRDLVDIDSLLRHFNNLPAFWPNLAVRARELELSRPLFYALRYAVHFLKTPIPLGMVETAQNGRPNPLTLIFTDQLFERALMPTHKSCSDWLTGAARQILYVRATWLRMPSLLLARHLFHKAFISPKLE
- a CDS encoding HprK-related kinase A, which codes for MNVSALTPSELKRRLRKTGIFLQTGSFTTHLKTSISSVAEGIGLLYADYPLVEQDGFADFHISLVRPRNLRRWFKPQALFLFDGNTIFKPLPLDQAFPMLEWGLNWCVSNHANHCLIIHAAVVEKGGYAAIMPAPPGSGKSTLCAALVNRGWRLLSDELALVRVGEGKLIPLPRPVSLKNESIEIIRRYEPNAIFSRKVADTIKGTVAHMKAPPDSLARATEVVQVAWIIFPKYQAGAKACLETLPQSRAFMRVADNSFNYSLLGLNGFRTMTSLIDASLCYDFTYGKLDDAIEIFGALKPKI
- a CDS encoding HPr-rel-A system PqqD family peptide chaperone — encoded protein: MKWKVIPDQAVNCCSWDDEFVFYNKLSGDTHLLGSTATQILLELRQSPSNVLLLTQVLAPRLQAKMVTHEEFSFQIEHLLNELNTLGLIEFS
- the tnpA gene encoding IS200/IS605 family transposase — its product is MKEYQSLAHTRWDCKYHVVFIPKMRKKKIFGVLRQHLGAIFRELAKHKEVEVLEGHLMSDHVPNMSECLSIPLKYAVSNVVGYIKGKNAITIARKYGGRARNFTGEVFWARGYFVSTVGLDEAMVRAYIRNQEAEDERYDQMKLDV
- the fnr gene encoding fumarate/nitrate reduction transcriptional regulator Fnr: MHKSVPNNSLKTACSTCNLRKLCLPVNLSNIEMARLDDLITRKGVYRHGSILYRSGDKFQALYAIRTGFFKTQILNEDGREQVTGFQMAGEIIGMDGISSDTHTCDAVALEDCEICEIPFNRLEDLGRELPPLQRHLHRILSREIVRDQNIMLLLGSMRAEERLAAFLLNLSQRFAVRGYSPTSFQLRMTRQEIGSYLGLKLETVSRALSHLQENKLINVRNRSLEILCLPGLQACIGKRAR
- a CDS encoding SCO family protein, coding for MGNLLLLLFMTLLIGCEKSKLPTPFQAIDVSWRYIEKPVDFNLTDPNGKTRRLSDFKGKVVVLFFGYTHCPEICPTTLADLAQVMRLLDKDAEKVQVLFVTLDPERDTPKLLAEYVPSFHPSFLGLYGDAQTTAQVAKTFGVSYEKRVEKGSYTLDHSDGTYLIGTRGKPVLLSPYNQRAELLVQDIKLLLQTAH
- the recX gene encoding recombination regulator RecX — translated: MSKKPELNLHTRAMKYLVRREHSRAELHAKLLLKATPDDNVDRVLDELVARGWLSDSRAAEQLVRMRRNRFGMHRITYELRQKGIGEDLINDALPQMRDTELEAARSIWQKKFGITPENAKEKAKQLRFMQSRGFMPDVIFKVLRGIDDGG
- the recA gene encoding recombinase RecA — encoded protein: MDDNKSKALAAALSQIEKQFGKGSIMRLGEHDIARDIQVVSTGSLGLDIALGVGGLPRGRVIEIYGPESSGKTTLTLQVIAEMQKLGGTAAFIDAEHALDPQYAQKLGVNVSELLISQPDNGEQALEIADMLVRSAAVDVVVVDSVAALTPKAEIEGEMGEPQMGLQARLMSQALRKLTANIKRSNTTVIFINQIRMKIGVMFGSPETTTGGNALKFYASVRLDIRRVGAIKKGDEVIGSETRVKVVKNKVAPPFKQAEFDILYGEGISREGEVVELGVLHKLVEKAGAWYSYKGEKIGQGKDNAREYLKEHPEMAIEIENKIRAAAGVVALNDGMESGVKEA
- a CDS encoding CinA family protein, which translates into the protein MFVNRDIENMAIQIGSALKSHGLMLATAESCTGGAVASAITDIAGSSEWFERGFITYSNEAKREMLGVTQDTLMRYGAVSEAVVREMVAGALYHSHAQVALVVSGIAGPAGGTPDKPVGTVWFAWGIKGGQCVVRLHHLSGNRAEIRTQSVGMAFQGVLELLGQVTEVV
- a CDS encoding O-succinylhomoserine sulfhydrylase, producing the protein MPEQSNQTEHSYQLETLAVHAGTKRSQFNEHSEAMFLTSSFVFDSAAQAAARFIGAEPGNIYSRFTNPTVTMFEERLAALEGAEQCVATASGMSAILACCMGLLKSGDHIVASRSIFGSTVNLFGTIFKRFGVDTTFVSATDVNEWEVAVRPDTRLFFLETPSNPLTEISDIAGIAAVAKQHGVLLAVDNCFCTPVLQRPLELGADIVIHSATKYLDGQGRVLGGAVLGSKKVLEPIYQFLRTAGPTMSAFNAWIFLKGMETLKVRMDAHSANALSVAQWLETQANVALVYYPGLPSHPQHELAMKQQKAGGGIVSFEVKGGREEAWRIIDSTRMISITANLGDTKTTLTHPATTTHARITQEARDAAGISEGLLRIAVGLEAVSDIQTDLARGLYK